In the bacterium genome, one interval contains:
- a CDS encoding polysaccharide deacetylase family protein — protein MAWPNGRRWVYSITYDEGVQRLLEHAVPLHRQYGVPGHVALVAGQVGVPRDVPGSSFDGWMILSRAELDGLCAEGWGVSCHGMTHAAIGPDNADVEVAQARATLEQALGRPVTMFCVPGNNDSYPAALQVAAAAGYRAIMTITDMVNTSETDLMALGRVPIHTRYPGPFFSAFDPYKRLHQARDLGGWVIDYCHCPLPGKPAHEAKDCTLEELEQRFETVRRVGGDEVWLAEPNEVVEWLTRGR, from the coding sequence ATGGCATGGCCAAACGGCAGGCGCTGGGTCTACTCCATCACCTACGACGAGGGCGTCCAGAGGCTGCTGGAGCACGCCGTGCCGCTGCACCGGCAGTATGGCGTCCCCGGCCATGTGGCGCTGGTGGCCGGCCAGGTCGGCGTGCCCCGCGACGTGCCGGGCAGCAGCTTCGACGGCTGGATGATCCTCTCGCGGGCTGAGCTTGACGGCCTGTGCGCCGAGGGGTGGGGGGTCTCCTGCCACGGCATGACCCACGCCGCCATCGGCCCGGACAACGCCGACGTCGAGGTCGCGCAGGCGCGAGCCACGCTGGAGCAGGCGCTCGGGCGGCCGGTGACGATGTTCTGCGTGCCGGGGAACAACGACAGCTATCCGGCGGCGCTGCAGGTGGCAGCGGCGGCAGGCTACCGTGCCATCATGACGATCACCGACATGGTGAACACGTCGGAGACGGACCTGATGGCCCTGGGCCGTGTGCCGATCCATACGCGCTATCCCGGCCCGTTCTTCTCGGCCTTCGACCCGTACAAGCGGCTCCACCAGGCGCGTGACCTGGGTGGCTGGGTCATTGACTACTGCCACTGCCCCCTCCCGGGCAAGCCCGCGCACGAGGCCAAGGACTGCACGCTGGAGGAGCTGGAGCAGCGCTTTGAGACCGTACGACGGGTGGGCGGAGACGAGGTGTGGCTGGCGGAGCCGAACGAGGTGGTGGAGTGGCTGACGAGGGGACGATGA
- a CDS encoding M20/M25/M40 family metallo-hydrolase, with amino-acid sequence MSDITTYTQSLIPEITQVLSDLIAFPSTVGHEKPVAEYLHAHIQGFCDECDFVPNDNSLRDDPDYSCPVKGLDYTDRPNVRVAMRGAGGGKSLLMNTHMDVVPPSSMQEQPFEPQLRDGVLFGRGACDAKGQIATMYFLMKALHDLKPGLKGNVIGHLVIEEEVGGNGTVTMVRKTGDTADAALVFEPSDFTLYPQIRGAVWFEATVYGQSGHSGKPGGTVSALLKAIRAIEVFTAYHDRCIAESRGKYPLFDQFENPAPLTIGQLEAGDWPAQAPQKCVFRGVLGILPDRTKEQVMQELRDAIRDCGDAWLAEHFEVDFTYRHDASVIAPDHALVGALSAALEASGVETKVSAMTASADAWMYNNQLRIPTCWIGPGNLAVAHSNTEQIKVADVAKAVEVLYRFVCDWCG; translated from the coding sequence ATGTCCGACATCACGACCTACACCCAGTCCCTCATCCCCGAGATCACGCAGGTCCTCTCCGACCTCATCGCCTTCCCCTCCACGGTCGGCCATGAGAAGCCCGTGGCGGAGTACCTGCACGCGCATATACAGGGGTTCTGTGATGAGTGCGATTTCGTACCCAATGACAACAGCCTGCGGGACGACCCGGACTACTCCTGCCCCGTCAAGGGCCTCGACTACACCGACCGGCCCAATGTCCGCGTGGCGATGCGGGGGGCCGGCGGTGGAAAGTCGCTCTTGATGAACACCCACATGGACGTCGTCCCGCCCTCCTCGATGCAGGAACAGCCCTTCGAGCCGCAACTGCGCGATGGCGTGCTGTTCGGGCGCGGGGCGTGCGACGCCAAGGGGCAGATCGCGACGATGTACTTCCTGATGAAGGCCCTGCACGACCTCAAACCCGGTCTGAAGGGGAACGTCATCGGCCACCTCGTGATCGAGGAGGAGGTCGGGGGCAACGGGACCGTGACGATGGTGCGCAAGACCGGCGACACGGCCGACGCGGCGCTCGTCTTCGAGCCCTCGGACTTCACGCTCTACCCGCAGATCCGTGGCGCGGTGTGGTTCGAGGCGACCGTGTACGGGCAGTCCGGCCACTCAGGCAAGCCCGGCGGGACCGTGAGCGCGCTGCTGAAGGCCATCCGGGCCATCGAGGTCTTCACCGCGTACCACGACCGCTGCATCGCCGAGAGCCGCGGGAAATACCCGCTGTTCGACCAGTTCGAGAACCCGGCGCCGCTGACCATCGGCCAGCTCGAGGCCGGCGACTGGCCCGCCCAGGCCCCACAGAAGTGCGTCTTCCGCGGTGTGCTGGGCATCCTGCCCGACCGGACCAAGGAGCAGGTCATGCAGGAGCTGCGGGACGCCATCCGCGACTGCGGCGATGCATGGCTGGCCGAGCACTTCGAGGTTGACTTCACCTACCGCCACGATGCCAGCGTCATCGCGCCGGACCATGCGCTGGTGGGAGCCCTGAGCGCGGCGCTGGAGGCGTCCGGGGTGGAGACGAAGGTGTCGGCCATGACGGCGTCGGCGGATGCGTGGATGTACAACAACCAACTCCGCATCCCGACGTGCTGGATCGGCCCGGGCAACCTCGCGGTCGCGCACAGCAATACGGAGCAGATCAAGGTGGCGGACGTGGCGAAGGCGGTGGAGGTGCTGTACCGGTTCGTGTGCGACTGGTGTGGGTAG
- a CDS encoding GHMP kinase → MPIRSRTPTRVDFAGGTTDLYAFSSREGGAVLSAAIDRHAYCTLHQGGVNGVKIHSQDLEQYVEAATIKELEFDGNLDLLKAAVRALDLPSGLDISVRSDAPPGSGTGSSASIGVALLGLLDHMRASDPARRRSRLSRFELAELACNLEKDLGIVGGKQDQYAAAVGGFNYMEFTGEDQVAIEPLELSPAVVCDLEKHLVLCYSGQSRLSGSTNQKMIAAYESGDPVVGGAMRTVKRVAQDMQRALLAADLQWFGELMDEEWHARRQLAEGVVTPKLQELREVALGAGAMAGKVCGAGGGGCMLFLSQPDREGAVRRALQQSGGQVIDFSFDFRGLVVWEVG, encoded by the coding sequence ATGCCGATCCGCAGCCGCACGCCTACCCGCGTGGACTTCGCGGGGGGGACGACTGACCTATATGCCTTCAGCAGCCGCGAAGGGGGCGCTGTCCTGAGCGCCGCCATTGACCGCCATGCGTATTGTACCCTGCATCAGGGCGGCGTCAACGGCGTGAAGATCCACTCGCAGGACTTGGAGCAGTACGTCGAGGCTGCCACCATCAAGGAACTGGAGTTCGACGGCAACCTCGACCTGCTGAAGGCCGCCGTCCGCGCGCTGGACTTGCCCTCGGGCCTGGACATCAGCGTCCGCTCGGACGCCCCGCCGGGCTCCGGCACGGGCTCCTCGGCCTCGATCGGCGTGGCCCTGCTGGGGCTGCTGGACCACATGCGGGCCAGCGACCCCGCCCGCCGCCGGTCGCGCCTGAGCCGCTTCGAGCTGGCGGAACTGGCCTGCAACCTGGAGAAAGACCTCGGCATCGTCGGCGGCAAGCAGGACCAGTACGCGGCCGCGGTCGGCGGCTTCAACTACATGGAGTTCACCGGCGAGGACCAGGTGGCCATTGAGCCGCTGGAACTGTCGCCCGCCGTCGTCTGCGACCTGGAGAAGCACCTGGTGCTGTGCTACTCGGGCCAGTCGCGCCTGTCAGGCAGCACCAACCAGAAGATGATCGCGGCCTACGAGAGCGGCGACCCGGTGGTGGGCGGCGCCATGCGCACCGTCAAGCGCGTAGCGCAGGACATGCAGCGGGCGCTGCTGGCGGCCGATCTGCAGTGGTTCGGCGAGCTGATGGACGAGGAGTGGCACGCCCGGCGGCAACTGGCCGAGGGGGTCGTCACGCCGAAGCTGCAGGAGCTGCGCGAAGTTGCCCTCGGGGCCGGGGCCATGGCCGGCAAAGTGTGCGGGGCGGGCGGCGGCGGCTGCATGCTGTTCCTGTCCCAGCCGGATCGCGAGGGCGCCGTCCGCAGGGCGCTGCAACAGTCCGGCGGCCAGGTCATTGACTTCAGCTTCGACTTTCGCGGGCTGGTGGTGTGGGAAGTGGGTTAG
- a CDS encoding Gfo/Idh/MocA family oxidoreductase, producing the protein MIRTGLVGLGFMGQQHFAIHQAMEELQLVAICDKEPQRRATQVEAVGGNIGEAQTLDLTAQARYATLDELLAPDGLDCVDICTPTYLHADMTVKALEAGKHVICEKPMALSAADCQRMIDAAHANGKLLFIAQCIRFWPAYEKLTEMVQGGALGRLTSAKFTRLSPTPTWSQDNWLMDNSLSGGAITDLHIHDVDFIISLLGRPDSLSAQAANRGSSGEPVDHALTQYFYDGCICVAEGGWGFPSTFPFEMAFQVLGERGCLDFSTAKSPMLTFYPAAGEPVHPEVSDETGYQREFAYFVQCLQANQQPERVRPESAMESVRVIEAERQSAQTGQRVAL; encoded by the coding sequence ATGATCCGCACTGGTCTTGTTGGTTTGGGTTTCATGGGACAGCAGCACTTCGCCATTCATCAGGCCATGGAGGAGCTGCAGCTCGTGGCCATCTGTGACAAGGAGCCCCAGCGCCGGGCGACACAAGTGGAGGCCGTAGGTGGCAACATCGGCGAGGCCCAGACGCTCGATCTGACCGCCCAGGCGCGCTATGCCACCCTCGACGAGCTGCTGGCCCCCGACGGCCTGGACTGCGTGGACATCTGCACCCCGACGTACTTGCACGCGGACATGACCGTCAAGGCCCTCGAGGCCGGCAAGCACGTCATCTGCGAGAAGCCGATGGCCCTGAGCGCCGCCGACTGCCAGCGGATGATTGACGCCGCCCACGCCAACGGCAAGCTCCTGTTCATCGCCCAGTGCATCCGCTTCTGGCCGGCGTACGAGAAGCTGACGGAGATGGTGCAGGGCGGGGCCTTGGGGCGCCTGACCTCGGCCAAGTTCACGCGGCTGTCGCCGACGCCGACTTGGTCGCAGGACAACTGGCTGATGGACAACTCGCTCTCCGGCGGCGCCATCACCGACCTGCACATCCACGATGTGGACTTCATCATCTCGCTGCTCGGCCGGCCGGACAGCCTCTCGGCCCAGGCGGCCAACCGGGGCAGCAGCGGCGAGCCGGTGGACCACGCCCTCACTCAGTACTTCTACGACGGCTGCATCTGTGTGGCCGAGGGCGGCTGGGGCTTCCCGTCCACCTTCCCGTTCGAGATGGCCTTCCAGGTTCTGGGCGAGAGAGGCTGCCTGGACTTCTCAACCGCTAAGAGCCCCATGCTGACCTTCTACCCGGCCGCAGGCGAGCCGGTCCACCCGGAAGTCTCCGACGAGACCGGCTACCAGCGGGAATTCGCCTACTTCGTCCAGTGCCTGCAGGCGAACCAGCAGCCCGAGCGCGTGCGGCCCGAGTCCGCGATGGAGTCGGTACGCGTGATCGAGGCGGAGCGGCAGTCGGCGCAGACGGGCCAGCGCGTGGCGCTGTAG
- a CDS encoding DUF4962 domain-containing protein — protein MQRITPILVPLFALSLAFAQQPLALTNAGLEVDANKDGLPDGWSRYVSNGTAQTSVDTGVKHAGEGALWVDCAPASRCTVSQLVPVAGAGQFTFGCWLKTDLPAGSSAHVYIQWRTGNDTVRNENPSPLLTGKQDWTEISCVGTKPAEATGALLVIVVQTAQGKPGTAWADDAWFKAGSFPKGPVPPPPPAAPAAAPTAPPGQLVNASFETDADSDGQPDGWSKAIHGQGFELSRDATVAHTGQASMKMLGQPGAADRAAILQVSTPIATPKAVRVHVWYKGSGKAAGILRYRPVPGVVVEMDTYGQRDFAIETPKADWTELTFDAPATEAALQAPQVRLEVILYQKGEGPLWYDDVSLEMLKEYTPKQTQADDALMMPWRPAEGRVVLQNPPDFSWPPQPGAKRYEFALSRAPQFPAGQTAIAQTPYNVYSHRATLANGTWYWRMRYVDGAGAASEWSAARPFAVTAAATPFPVPPPEELLARIPQGHPRVFATAATLAAFRAALQGPKKDWWARFQGRLQNWLDKPVEKEPPSDWLMGARTSGKPLTDDDIQAGNKLRSYVGSINARLQDLAFGYLLSGDRKYADKAIAQMMEMATWDQLGVTSYKNQDQVFRDIAWMTATAYDWCYGVMTPEQRQTIREAILVRARTLYKDFTDARSIVQYPYDSHGITAYGYLGIIAIALAHETAEADGWFKFVAATYPAVFPPWGGEEGGWSQGVGYWKWSQHFAWVFFDALKSATGLNMYDKAYCRNNGWYKLTMHPPWCDRHHFGDGNHGPPDSTDQSNLARYATEYRSPYFQWYARSLPYTLDFGLYSYFWHDDTVPVKPPADVPQGWFFPDIGWVAMHSDLSDPNDVMLMFKSSPYGSYNHSHADQNSFVLYAYGEPLLIDSGYYDWYGSDHDVGYTRQTKAHNDILVNGEGQPIFDMTAKGQVLRHFTSPAVDYALGDATVAYKGKLTKFQRHILYLRPSGFLIIDDLEAPTESTFTWCLHAEQQMQLRPDKQEVVVTRGNARCLVKFLVPQGLKLEQTDQFTPPSVRKLANEWHTTATTTEKAKQIRFITFIRPAPLSEPEADLEVKAQFENDLLLVAWGTTPTPGGVMTAWLGKGGFNASVVGPWTTGAVASVIDGRYFNLKDAQGEFQLLGADKPITATLELRGKDNATAQVANVFFQAPTDTPVELRVREAVKQVTLDGKPLAGGKYRWAQEKLALTLPAGEHVLRVNPEAEQAAAPPVKVTLDGQALPQSLQAMHKWTGGALTWGSFSGPGQPVRLAQVQAPEGAQVLVNNQSPQPGRMAWLGDTNALDIRSDKAGPISLSYEKLLRSDQPVVTVAAEGDVEKLPGAIKLEAEDYAQAGNGSLSRYTNRPFLSGGMGLGNWTAPGQWVQWQIKVPQDGRYRLYYKAATHEPQATRLITLDDKPLGSEFRTFRFDTTKGFGATPEEWRVFQTPETLDLKAGTHTLQMMCLGGLLNMDWLVLAP, from the coding sequence ATGCAACGCATCACCCCGATCCTCGTTCCTCTCTTCGCGCTGAGCCTCGCGTTCGCCCAGCAGCCCCTGGCGCTCACCAACGCCGGGCTCGAAGTGGACGCCAACAAGGACGGCCTGCCCGACGGCTGGTCCCGCTATGTATCCAACGGCACGGCCCAGACGTCCGTGGATACGGGCGTCAAGCATGCCGGCGAGGGCGCGCTGTGGGTGGACTGCGCGCCTGCCAGTCGCTGCACCGTCAGCCAGCTTGTGCCGGTGGCGGGCGCCGGCCAGTTCACCTTCGGCTGCTGGCTCAAGACCGACCTGCCTGCCGGCAGCAGCGCCCATGTCTACATCCAGTGGCGCACGGGCAACGACACCGTCCGCAACGAGAACCCGTCGCCCCTCCTGACGGGCAAGCAGGACTGGACGGAGATCTCGTGCGTGGGGACGAAGCCTGCGGAGGCCACCGGAGCGCTGCTCGTCATCGTCGTCCAGACGGCCCAGGGCAAGCCCGGCACGGCCTGGGCCGATGACGCCTGGTTCAAGGCCGGCTCCTTCCCGAAGGGCCCGGTGCCGCCACCGCCCCCGGCGGCTCCGGCCGCCGCGCCAACCGCACCTCCCGGGCAGCTTGTCAACGCCTCCTTCGAGACGGATGCCGACAGCGATGGGCAACCTGACGGCTGGAGCAAGGCCATCCACGGGCAAGGCTTCGAGCTATCCCGCGACGCGACCGTGGCCCACACCGGCCAGGCCTCGATGAAGATGCTCGGCCAGCCGGGCGCGGCGGACCGGGCGGCCATCCTGCAGGTCAGCACGCCCATCGCCACGCCGAAGGCCGTGCGCGTCCATGTGTGGTACAAGGGCTCCGGCAAGGCCGCCGGGATCCTGCGCTACCGGCCGGTGCCCGGCGTCGTGGTCGAGATGGACACCTACGGCCAGCGCGATTTCGCAATCGAGACGCCGAAGGCCGACTGGACCGAACTCACCTTCGACGCCCCGGCCACCGAAGCGGCTCTGCAGGCCCCTCAGGTGCGGCTGGAGGTCATCCTGTACCAGAAGGGCGAGGGGCCCCTGTGGTATGACGACGTGAGCCTGGAGATGCTCAAGGAGTACACACCGAAGCAGACGCAGGCGGATGATGCGCTGATGATGCCGTGGCGGCCTGCCGAGGGGCGCGTGGTGCTGCAGAACCCGCCGGACTTCAGTTGGCCCCCGCAGCCGGGCGCCAAGAGGTATGAGTTCGCGCTCAGTCGCGCCCCGCAGTTCCCCGCCGGGCAGACGGCCATAGCCCAGACGCCGTACAATGTCTACAGCCATCGCGCCACGCTGGCGAACGGGACGTGGTACTGGCGGATGCGCTACGTGGACGGGGCCGGGGCGGCTTCGGAATGGAGCGCCGCGCGCCCTTTTGCGGTGACGGCGGCGGCCACCCCGTTCCCGGTGCCGCCGCCTGAGGAACTGCTGGCCCGCATCCCCCAGGGCCACCCGCGGGTCTTCGCCACGGCGGCGACGCTCGCGGCCTTCCGGGCGGCCCTGCAGGGCCCCAAGAAGGACTGGTGGGCCCGCTTCCAGGGGCGGCTGCAGAACTGGCTGGACAAGCCCGTCGAGAAGGAGCCGCCGAGCGACTGGCTCATGGGCGCCCGGACGAGTGGCAAGCCCCTGACCGACGATGACATCCAGGCCGGCAACAAACTGCGGAGCTACGTCGGGAGCATCAACGCCCGCCTGCAGGACCTCGCCTTCGGCTATCTGCTCAGCGGCGACCGCAAGTACGCCGACAAGGCCATCGCCCAGATGATGGAGATGGCGACCTGGGACCAGCTGGGGGTCACGTCATACAAGAACCAGGACCAGGTCTTCCGCGACATCGCCTGGATGACCGCCACGGCCTATGACTGGTGTTATGGCGTGATGACACCGGAGCAGCGCCAGACCATCCGCGAGGCGATCCTCGTGCGGGCGCGGACGCTGTACAAGGACTTCACCGACGCCCGCTCCATCGTTCAATACCCCTATGACTCCCACGGCATCACAGCGTATGGCTATCTGGGGATCATCGCCATCGCCCTGGCCCACGAGACCGCGGAGGCCGACGGCTGGTTCAAGTTCGTGGCCGCCACCTACCCGGCGGTTTTCCCCCCGTGGGGCGGCGAGGAGGGCGGCTGGAGCCAGGGGGTGGGCTACTGGAAGTGGAGCCAGCACTTCGCCTGGGTGTTCTTCGATGCGCTCAAGAGCGCCACGGGCCTGAACATGTATGACAAGGCCTATTGCCGCAACAACGGCTGGTACAAGCTGACCATGCACCCGCCGTGGTGTGACCGCCACCACTTCGGCGACGGCAACCATGGCCCTCCCGACAGCACCGACCAGAGCAACCTGGCGCGCTACGCCACCGAGTACCGCAGCCCGTACTTCCAGTGGTATGCCAGGAGCTTGCCCTATACGCTCGACTTCGGGCTCTACAGCTACTTCTGGCATGACGACACGGTGCCAGTCAAGCCGCCAGCCGATGTGCCGCAGGGCTGGTTCTTCCCTGACATCGGCTGGGTGGCGATGCACTCGGACCTGTCGGACCCCAACGATGTCATGCTGATGTTCAAGAGCTCGCCCTATGGCTCGTACAACCACTCCCATGCCGATCAGAACAGCTTCGTGCTCTACGCCTATGGCGAGCCGCTGCTGATAGACAGCGGCTACTACGACTGGTATGGCAGCGACCACGACGTGGGCTACACGCGGCAGACGAAGGCCCACAACGACATTCTGGTCAATGGCGAGGGCCAGCCGATCTTCGACATGACCGCCAAGGGGCAGGTTCTGCGTCACTTCACTAGCCCGGCGGTGGACTACGCCCTCGGCGACGCTACCGTGGCCTACAAGGGGAAGCTGACGAAGTTCCAGCGCCACATTCTGTACCTGCGCCCGAGCGGCTTCCTCATCATTGACGACCTGGAGGCCCCCACGGAGAGCACCTTCACCTGGTGCCTGCACGCCGAGCAGCAGATGCAACTGCGGCCCGACAAGCAGGAGGTCGTCGTCACCCGCGGCAACGCCCGCTGCCTGGTGAAGTTCCTCGTCCCGCAGGGCCTGAAGCTCGAGCAGACCGACCAGTTCACCCCGCCCTCGGTGCGCAAGCTGGCCAACGAGTGGCACACGACGGCGACCACGACGGAGAAGGCGAAGCAGATACGCTTCATCACCTTCATCCGCCCGGCGCCGCTCAGCGAGCCGGAGGCGGACCTGGAGGTCAAGGCGCAGTTCGAGAACGACCTGCTGCTCGTGGCGTGGGGCACGACCCCGACGCCGGGGGGCGTCATGACCGCCTGGCTGGGGAAGGGCGGATTCAACGCCTCGGTCGTCGGCCCATGGACGACGGGCGCCGTCGCCAGCGTCATTGACGGCCGCTACTTCAATCTCAAGGACGCCCAGGGCGAGTTCCAGTTGCTCGGAGCCGACAAGCCGATCACGGCGACACTGGAGCTGCGCGGCAAGGACAACGCCACCGCGCAGGTCGCCAATGTCTTCTTCCAAGCGCCGACGGATACGCCGGTGGAGCTACGCGTGCGGGAGGCCGTCAAGCAGGTCACGCTGGATGGCAAGCCCCTCGCGGGCGGCAAGTACCGCTGGGCCCAGGAGAAGCTCGCCCTGACGCTGCCTGCCGGCGAGCACGTGCTGCGCGTCAACCCGGAGGCCGAGCAGGCGGCCGCGCCGCCGGTGAAGGTGACGCTCGACGGCCAGGCCCTGCCCCAGAGCCTGCAGGCCATGCACAAGTGGACGGGCGGGGCGCTCACCTGGGGCAGCTTCTCAGGTCCCGGCCAGCCGGTGCGCCTGGCGCAGGTTCAGGCGCCCGAGGGAGCGCAGGTGCTCGTGAACAACCAGTCGCCGCAGCCGGGGCGGATGGCCTGGCTGGGTGACACCAATGCCCTCGACATCCGCAGTGACAAGGCGGGGCCGATCAGCCTGTCATATGAGAAGCTGTTGCGGAGCGACCAGCCGGTCGTGACGGTCGCGGCTGAGGGCGACGTGGAGAAGCTGCCGGGGGCGATCAAGCTGGAGGCGGAGGACTACGCGCAGGCCGGGAACGGCAGCCTCAGTCGCTACACCAACCGCCCCTTCCTGTCCGGCGGCATGGGTCTGGGCAACTGGACCGCGCCGGGCCAGTGGGTACAGTGGCAGATCAAGGTCCCCCAAGACGGGCGCTATCGGCTATACTACAAGGCCGCGACCCACGAGCCGCAGGCCACCCGGCTCATCACGCTGGACGACAAGCCCCTCGGCAGCGAGTTCCGCACCTTCCGCTTCGACACGACGAAGGGCTTCGGCGCGACGCCGGAGGAATGGCGGGTCTTCCAGACGCCCGAGACGCTGGACCTGAAGGCCGGCACGCACACGCTGCAGATGATGTGCCTGGGCGGGTTGCTGAACATGGATTGGCTGGTACTGGCGCCGTAG
- the mutL gene encoding DNA mismatch repair endonuclease MutL has protein sequence MPTIHVLPENLANRIAAGEVVERPASVVKELVENAIDAGASRIEVELREGGRRLIRVVDDGCGMAAEDLLMAVQRFATSKIAEADDLDRILTMGFRGEALPSIGAVAQLRLTSRPHDASEGATLTVEGGRVDGPSAAGCPPGTTIEVSNIFYNTPARLKFLATTATERGHCLEWVQHLALARPDIAFKVVHDGQTLFTSAGHGDLLSVLAGIYGSGAAREFLPVEAKTESLRLRGYISGPKLTRATRTHQFFFVNHRFVRSRQLSHALGEAYGLLLPGGKNPLCAVHFQLAPEEVDPNVHPTKIEIRFRNQARVHQAFGAACAEALAAAGFRSLTPGVGVVSPPFREGAGGGTPFAADLEQRQRLRAQRLRVNPFADAIDQRDDGLEVFTPPEPEESKPPGTQQRLMDEPPPLLQPEVLGQMGNKYLVARLGRDLLLVDQHRAAERVLLHALEQAEGPVARQLLAVPLTLELSAQEAAAVETHAEELLALGFELEPFGPSAVLLRSVPAALTGQPYEVAVRDLIEDLANWQTPASVEKRRQQLLAMVACHTAIKKGTSLSPDEMRNLVRDLLQTNAPAVCPHGDPIIISMTGEQLDRRFRR, from the coding sequence ATGCCTACCATACATGTCCTCCCCGAGAACCTGGCCAACCGCATCGCCGCCGGCGAGGTGGTCGAACGCCCGGCGAGTGTCGTCAAGGAACTCGTCGAGAACGCCATTGACGCCGGGGCCAGCCGCATTGAGGTAGAGCTGCGCGAGGGCGGGAGGCGGCTCATCCGGGTCGTGGATGACGGCTGCGGCATGGCCGCTGAAGACCTCCTGATGGCCGTGCAGCGCTTCGCGACCAGCAAGATCGCTGAAGCCGACGACCTCGACCGCATCCTGACGATGGGCTTCCGCGGGGAAGCGCTCCCCAGCATTGGCGCCGTGGCGCAGTTGCGCCTGACCAGTCGCCCGCATGATGCCTCCGAGGGGGCGACGCTGACCGTCGAGGGGGGAAGGGTGGATGGGCCGAGCGCGGCCGGCTGCCCGCCCGGGACGACCATCGAGGTCAGCAACATCTTCTACAATACGCCCGCGCGCCTGAAGTTCCTCGCCACCACCGCCACCGAGCGCGGGCACTGCCTGGAGTGGGTGCAGCATCTGGCGCTGGCGCGGCCGGACATCGCCTTCAAGGTCGTGCACGACGGCCAGACGCTGTTCACCAGCGCCGGCCACGGCGACTTGTTGTCGGTCCTGGCGGGCATCTACGGCAGCGGGGCGGCCCGGGAGTTCCTGCCGGTCGAGGCGAAGACTGAGAGCCTGCGCCTGCGGGGGTACATCTCCGGCCCGAAGCTCACCCGCGCCACCCGCACCCACCAGTTCTTCTTCGTCAACCACCGCTTCGTGCGCAGCCGCCAGCTCAGCCACGCCCTCGGCGAGGCCTACGGCTTGCTCCTGCCGGGCGGCAAGAACCCCCTGTGCGCCGTCCACTTCCAGCTTGCGCCCGAGGAAGTGGACCCCAATGTGCACCCCACGAAGATCGAGATACGGTTCCGCAACCAGGCACGGGTGCACCAGGCCTTTGGCGCGGCGTGCGCTGAGGCCCTGGCCGCGGCGGGATTCCGGTCCCTCACCCCCGGGGTCGGTGTCGTTTCCCCTCCCTTCAGGGAGGGGGCAGGGGGTGGGACGCCGTTCGCGGCCGATCTCGAACAGCGGCAGCGTCTCCGCGCCCAGCGCCTGCGCGTGAACCCCTTCGCCGATGCCATAGACCAGCGAGACGACGGCCTGGAGGTCTTCACTCCGCCCGAGCCCGAGGAGAGCAAGCCGCCGGGCACACAGCAGCGCCTGATGGACGAGCCGCCGCCGCTGCTGCAGCCCGAGGTGCTCGGGCAGATGGGTAACAAGTACCTCGTGGCGCGGCTGGGGCGGGACTTGCTGCTGGTGGATCAGCACCGCGCGGCGGAGCGCGTATTGCTGCATGCCCTGGAGCAGGCGGAGGGGCCCGTGGCGCGGCAACTGTTGGCGGTGCCGCTGACGCTGGAGTTGTCGGCCCAGGAAGCGGCGGCGGTGGAGACGCACGCGGAGGAGTTGCTGGCCCTCGGGTTCGAGCTGGAGCCCTTCGGCCCCAGTGCGGTGCTGCTACGGTCGGTGCCGGCGGCGCTGACGGGCCAGCCGTACGAGGTGGCCGTGCGAGACCTGATCGAGGACCTGGCCAACTGGCAGACCCCGGCCTCCGTCGAGAAGCGCCGCCAGCAACTGCTGGCCATGGTCGCCTGCCACACGGCGATCAAGAAGGGCACGAGCCTGTCGCCCGACGAGATGCGCAACCTCGTGCGCGACCTGCTGCAGACCAACGCCCCGGCCGTCTGCCCCCATGGCGACCCGATCATCATCTCGATGACGGGCGAGCAACTCGACCGGCGGTTCCGTCGGTAG
- a CDS encoding prepilin-type N-terminal cleavage/methylation domain-containing protein → MDSGQGTVIMPNMRPRGFTLIELLVVIAIIAILAAILFPVFAKAREKARQSSCLSNLKQWGSAVQMYVQDYDETLPPAIGEGSPGTLVTVFELLAPYVKNTQLRLCPSDGSGSINYTTYGLGRYSYAPNLGQPLGPPSYAFTPAVFAYRVPTWAGGAPTMADVATLASIPYPSETTALFDATSSGNALVAAPRHNDGSNVVFLDGHAKWVGRSAALRGYTSSLRFHGIPQ, encoded by the coding sequence ATGGACAGCGGGCAGGGGACTGTCATCATGCCCAACATGCGCCCCCGTGGCTTCACACTCATTGAGCTGCTCGTGGTCATCGCGATCATCGCGATCCTGGCCGCCATCCTCTTCCCTGTCTTCGCCAAAGCCCGAGAGAAGGCGCGGCAGTCGTCGTGCCTGAGCAACCTCAAGCAGTGGGGCTCGGCCGTCCAGATGTACGTCCAGGACTATGACGAGACGCTCCCCCCGGCCATCGGCGAGGGCAGCCCCGGCACATTGGTCACAGTCTTCGAGCTGCTCGCCCCGTACGTCAAGAACACCCAACTGCGCCTGTGTCCCTCCGACGGCAGCGGCTCCATCAACTACACGACCTACGGGCTTGGGCGCTACAGCTACGCCCCGAACCTCGGCCAGCCCCTCGGCCCGCCCAGCTACGCCTTCACACCGGCCGTGTTCGCCTACCGCGTCCCTACCTGGGCCGGTGGGGCGCCGACGATGGCCGACGTCGCCACCCTCGCCTCGATACCGTACCCCTCCGAGACGACCGCGCTCTTCGATGCCACGTCGTCCGGTAACGCCCTCGTGGCCGCGCCGCGCCACAACGATGGCTCCAACGTCGTCTTCCTCGATGGCCACGCCAAGTGGGTCGGCCGGTCGGCCGCCCTGCGCGGCTACACCTCCAGCTTGCGCTTCCACGGCATTCCGCAGTAG